Proteins from one Clostridium cellulovorans 743B genomic window:
- a CDS encoding DUF3006 domain-containing protein, with protein sequence MKIKLEFGDDIMTGIIDRFEGEFCVVEMENGSMRDVRILDIPAGSKEGDVLIFKDNKIFLNKAETEKRKREIEELMKDMFQ encoded by the coding sequence TTGAAAATAAAGTTGGAATTTGGAGATGATATAATGACTGGAATAATTGATAGATTTGAAGGTGAGTTTTGCGTTGTTGAGATGGAAAATGGAAGTATGAGAGACGTTAGGATATTAGATATTCCTGCAGGAAGTAAGGAAGGAGACGTATTAATATTTAAAGACAATAAGATTTTTTTAAATAAAGCTGAAACAGAAAAGAGAAAACGTGAAATTGAAGAACTTATGAAGGATATGTTTCAATAA
- a CDS encoding DnaD domain protein, with translation MSTFIFKNTTSNFTPISNTFIDKYMANARGEFVKVYILGLKYCLGGELGINSATLASNLKLLESDVINAWHYWNEVGAINLIPVDNNGNYNIEFVDLENQNTKASMSNSINLLNELNNNSSKGMLEEIQKLLARPLSPKEMEIYLSWQKDFNFTPEMILLLINYCVNKGKVDYRYIEKIAISWMETGIKTIDDVQSFIKQREDKWLGIRKILTYLGIKDADIMKPQEALLEKWLTSYEMPLDVIYRACDICFERINKADFKYIDGILTSWNNDNLKTLADIDAKDKKSFSKNSKRATNTRSQGSFGDYSQRTYDFDELEKKLLGWDK, from the coding sequence ATGAGTACGTTTATTTTTAAAAATACTACTTCAAACTTTACACCAATAAGCAATACTTTTATAGATAAATACATGGCTAATGCTCGAGGTGAATTTGTAAAGGTCTATATTCTTGGACTTAAATATTGTCTTGGCGGTGAATTAGGTATTAATTCTGCAACGCTTGCCTCTAATCTAAAACTTTTAGAATCAGACGTGATAAATGCATGGCACTATTGGAATGAAGTAGGTGCAATAAACTTAATTCCTGTAGATAATAACGGAAACTACAATATAGAATTTGTAGATCTTGAAAATCAAAATACAAAAGCAAGCATGAGTAACTCTATTAACTTACTAAATGAGCTTAATAATAACTCAAGCAAAGGGATGCTCGAAGAAATACAGAAACTTCTTGCAAGGCCATTATCACCAAAAGAGATGGAAATTTATCTAAGTTGGCAAAAAGATTTTAACTTTACTCCTGAAATGATTCTTCTTCTCATAAATTATTGCGTTAATAAGGGTAAAGTAGATTATAGATATATAGAGAAAATCGCAATATCTTGGATGGAAACTGGTATAAAGACTATTGATGATGTTCAAAGTTTCATAAAGCAAAGAGAAGATAAGTGGCTTGGAATACGAAAAATTTTGACTTATTTAGGAATCAAAGATGCTGATATAATGAAACCCCAAGAAGCACTTCTAGAAAAATGGTTGACCTCTTATGAAATGCCTCTAGATGTCATTTATAGAGCTTGTGATATTTGCTTTGAAAGAATAAACAAAGCAGATTTTAAATATATTGATGGCATACTTACAAGTTGGAATAATGACAATCTTAAAACATTAGCCGACATAGATGCCAAAGATAAAAAGAGTTTTTCAAAAAACTCAAAGCGCGCTACAAACACTAGATCTCAAGGTTCCTTTGGCGATTATAGTCAGCGAACCTATGACTTTGACGAACTTGAAAAAAAATTACTAGGGTGGGATAAATAA
- a CDS encoding HD-GYP domain-containing protein codes for MKLVFLSNLIGNEILAKDIHDPQGATLLKAGTKITKTYISTLKGLGTFFIYVEDNGSQEAKEDLKLKGIKDSVLETLPKTFDNISVRDFTATKQAVESIDNITEYIYHEGTLNTNLYELKTYDNYTYIHGIDTAMMAIFLGTKLRFDKDTLIELGLSALLHNIGNLKISHDILYKQSKLSTDEFDEIKKHTKYSREILESAGCFSNRIIAGAAHHHEKFDGTGYPYGLTGSYISLFGRIISLCSTFTAVSSDRPYRKRFEPNDAYELILSRSGTHFDPRLVQLFKSTFSIYPLGSMVQLSNGDQGYVVRQNPNFPDKPVVSIVRLDQGNKTVSSHEINLAQTINVVITKALESI; via the coding sequence ATGAAATTAGTTTTTTTAAGTAATCTTATAGGCAATGAAATTTTAGCAAAAGATATACATGATCCCCAAGGAGCAACTTTATTAAAAGCAGGCACTAAAATAACTAAGACATATATATCAACATTAAAAGGTTTAGGTACATTTTTTATATATGTTGAAGATAATGGTTCTCAGGAAGCAAAAGAAGATTTAAAGTTAAAAGGAATAAAAGATAGTGTTCTTGAAACTCTTCCAAAAACCTTTGACAATATATCTGTAAGAGATTTTACTGCAACAAAACAAGCTGTAGAAAGTATCGACAATATTACAGAATATATATATCACGAGGGAACTCTTAATACAAACTTATATGAATTAAAAACTTATGATAATTATACTTACATTCATGGTATAGATACTGCAATGATGGCCATATTTTTAGGTACGAAACTAAGATTTGACAAGGATACTTTAATAGAATTAGGATTATCAGCATTATTACACAATATTGGAAATCTAAAGATTTCCCATGACATATTATACAAACAATCAAAATTAAGCACTGATGAATTTGATGAAATAAAAAAACATACAAAATATAGTAGGGAAATCCTTGAATCTGCTGGTTGCTTCTCTAACAGAATAATTGCAGGAGCTGCTCATCATCATGAAAAGTTTGATGGTACAGGTTACCCTTATGGGCTTACAGGTTCTTATATATCACTTTTTGGAAGAATAATAAGCCTTTGCAGTACATTCACTGCAGTTTCTTCAGATAGACCTTATAGAAAGAGATTTGAGCCTAATGATGCTTATGAACTTATACTATCTAGAAGTGGTACTCATTTTGACCCTAGATTAGTACAACTTTTTAAATCTACATTCTCAATTTATCCACTTGGGTCAATGGTTCAACTTTCTAATGGAGATCAAGGCTATGTAGTTAGACAAAATCCTAATTTTCCTGATAAGCCTGTAGTCTCAATTGTACGTTTAGATCAAGGAAACAAAACAGTATCCTCTCACGAAATCAACCTTGCTCAAACTATAAATGTAGTAATTACTAAAGCCCTTGAAAGCATCTAA
- a CDS encoding HD-GYP domain-containing protein produces the protein MRLVFLTNIQDNEVLAKDVLDNNGIPLLTAGTEMSHSYITSLKRKGILFVYVKDDDLSDIKEDIKLKEAKQHAIETLPEAFNCIASKDYMATSKLIESIDVLVNYIEEQDNINTSLYEVMLYDDYTYIHSIDTAMMAIFLGKKLGLEGKELRELGISALLHDIGKTQIPHEIISKKSKLSDEEFELIKEHPTLGKKILEEAQCFSHKILAGVAHHHERYDGSGYPYGLRGKYISEFGRIISICDVFTAVTANRSYRSRYEPNEAYELMLSGSGTLFDPKIIEVFKRYVFIYPLGSCVRLSNSQEGYIVKQNPDFPDKPIVRILFDGKEDTESKPYEIDLSKSTNIIITSIVTGKDDELIAQ, from the coding sequence ATGCGATTAGTGTTTTTAACCAATATACAGGACAATGAAGTCCTTGCAAAAGATGTACTAGACAATAACGGTATACCATTATTAACAGCAGGTACTGAAATGAGCCACTCATATATAACATCATTAAAGAGAAAAGGTATCTTGTTTGTTTATGTAAAGGATGATGACCTTTCTGATATTAAGGAAGATATAAAACTTAAAGAAGCAAAACAACATGCAATAGAAACTTTACCAGAAGCATTTAATTGTATTGCATCTAAAGATTATATGGCAACTTCTAAACTAATTGAAAGTATAGACGTTTTAGTTAATTACATTGAAGAACAAGATAATATAAACACAAGCTTATATGAAGTAATGTTATATGATGACTACACATATATACACAGTATAGATACTGCCATGATGGCAATTTTTCTTGGTAAAAAATTAGGACTTGAAGGGAAAGAACTAAGAGAACTCGGGATTAGTGCTTTACTTCATGATATAGGTAAAACCCAAATCCCCCATGAGATAATATCAAAAAAATCAAAGCTATCCGATGAGGAATTTGAATTAATAAAAGAACATCCTACTTTAGGTAAAAAAATTTTAGAAGAAGCTCAATGTTTCTCTCATAAAATACTAGCTGGAGTTGCTCATCATCACGAAAGGTATGATGGTTCTGGTTATCCTTATGGTTTACGTGGCAAATATATATCTGAGTTTGGTAGAATTATATCAATATGTGATGTATTCACAGCCGTCACTGCTAACCGTTCTTATAGAAGCCGTTATGAACCAAACGAAGCATATGAACTTATGCTGTCTGGTAGTGGCACGCTTTTTGATCCTAAGATAATAGAGGTTTTTAAAAGATATGTATTTATCTATCCTCTAGGTTCATGTGTTAGACTGTCTAATAGCCAAGAAGGCTACATAGTAAAACAAAATCCTGACTTTCCAGATAAACCAATAGTGCGAATTTTATTCGATGGAAAAGAGGATACAGAATCAAAGCCATACGAAATAGATTTATCAAAATCAACTAATATAATTATTACTTCCATAGTAACAGGAAAAGATGACGAGCTAATAGCACAATAA
- a CDS encoding adenylosuccinate synthase — MATFVVIGAQWGDEGKGKMTDYLAEDANVVVRFQGGNNAGHTVVVGDKEYKLHLIPSGILYEDKLNVLGNGVVIDPKDMLKEINYLKELGVKITAKTLLISDRAHVIMPYHKALDGAIESFRGKKSIGTTGKGIGPCYTDKAERTGIRICDLMNPEVFKEKLMINLEIKNALLTKVYNKEPFKFDEIYNEYLDYADKLREFVCDASVRVYDEIKNNKNILFEGAQGNLLDIDYGTYPYVTSSNTTATGVAAGVGIGPNMIESVVGIAKAYTTRVGEGPFPTELDNELGQYIREKGHEYGVTTGRSRRCGWLDAVILKQAVRVSGVTSFAVTKIDTLAGMESLKICVGYKIGDKIIDYIPASLEDLAKCEPIYEEFQGWDDSVSVARSFDELHPNAKIYLKRIEEITGAKISIVSVGPKRDQTMRVDTL, encoded by the coding sequence ATGGCTACTTTTGTTGTTATCGGTGCACAGTGGGGTGACGAAGGTAAAGGAAAGATGACAGATTATCTTGCTGAAGATGCCAATGTAGTTGTGAGATTCCAAGGTGGAAACAATGCAGGACATACTGTAGTTGTTGGTGATAAAGAGTATAAACTTCATCTAATTCCATCAGGAATCCTATATGAAGATAAATTAAACGTACTTGGAAATGGTGTTGTTATAGATCCTAAGGATATGCTTAAGGAAATAAATTACTTAAAGGAATTAGGAGTTAAAATAACAGCAAAAACGCTTTTAATAAGTGATAGAGCTCATGTCATCATGCCTTATCATAAAGCTTTAGATGGTGCTATTGAGTCTTTCAGAGGAAAGAAAAGTATTGGAACTACTGGTAAAGGAATAGGACCATGCTATACAGATAAAGCTGAAAGAACTGGAATAAGAATCTGTGATCTTATGAATCCAGAAGTTTTTAAAGAAAAATTAATGATTAATTTAGAAATAAAAAACGCACTTTTAACTAAAGTTTACAACAAAGAACCTTTTAAATTTGATGAGATATATAACGAATATTTAGATTATGCTGATAAGCTTAGAGAATTTGTATGTGATGCTTCTGTAAGAGTATATGATGAAATAAAGAATAATAAAAACATATTATTTGAAGGTGCTCAAGGAAACCTTTTAGACATAGATTATGGAACATATCCTTATGTAACATCATCAAATACTACTGCTACAGGGGTTGCAGCAGGTGTTGGAATAGGCCCAAATATGATCGAAAGTGTTGTAGGAATAGCGAAGGCTTATACCACAAGAGTTGGGGAAGGGCCATTCCCAACAGAACTTGATAATGAACTTGGTCAATATATAAGAGAAAAGGGGCATGAGTATGGAGTTACCACTGGAAGGTCTAGAAGATGTGGTTGGCTTGATGCTGTTATATTAAAACAAGCTGTTAGAGTATCTGGAGTAACTAGTTTTGCCGTAACAAAAATTGATACGTTGGCAGGTATGGAATCACTTAAGATATGTGTAGGATATAAAATTGGTGATAAAATAATAGATTATATACCAGCAAGTCTTGAAGATTTGGCTAAGTGTGAACCGATATATGAAGAATTCCAAGGTTGGGATGATTCAGTTTCAGTTGCAAGAAGTTTTGATGAGCTTCATCCTAATGCTAAAATTTATTTAAAGAGAATAGAAGAAATTACAGGTGCTAAGATTTCAATTGTCTCAGTCGGTCCAAAAAGAGATCAAACTATGAGAGTTGATACTTTATAG
- a CDS encoding DUF1858 domain-containing protein produces MITKDMTIGEALRVKPEIAEVLMGFGFHCIGCPSSQMETLEEGAMVHGIDINTLIDAINK; encoded by the coding sequence ATGATAACTAAGGACATGACAATTGGAGAAGCTCTTAGAGTAAAACCAGAAATTGCTGAAGTTCTAATGGGTTTCGGATTTCATTGCATTGGTTGTCCATCTTCACAAATGGAAACATTAGAAGAAGGCGCTATGGTTCATGGTATTGACATAAATACGTTAATAGACGCAATAAACAAATAA
- a CDS encoding acyl-[acyl-carrier-protein] thioesterase — protein MGGYVYSKDFYVMYSVCDFNKRLFPSELINMIMEVSTEQSEKLGVGVDYLLQNNKGWILIQSNLEIKRLPEFKEKITIFTEAKGFNKFFAYREFTVKDSNGDEIAKYYTTFMILDLKERTFVKIEKDDIDVYGTFDETNETFKMPKPKKLKDVTHEKKYHIRYSDIDTNGHVNNVKYLDWSIDTLPIEFIKDHSLKTMNIKYEKEIMYGEEIESVCQLIENETSYTSLHVIKVGEKVAAQIEYQWVK, from the coding sequence ATGGGTGGTTATGTTTATTCTAAGGATTTTTATGTAATGTATAGTGTATGTGATTTTAATAAAAGATTATTTCCTTCAGAATTAATTAACATGATAATGGAAGTATCAACTGAACAATCAGAGAAATTAGGGGTAGGGGTAGATTATTTATTACAAAATAATAAGGGGTGGATTTTGATACAATCTAACCTAGAAATAAAAAGACTACCAGAATTTAAAGAGAAAATAACCATTTTCACTGAGGCAAAAGGATTTAATAAATTTTTTGCTTATAGAGAATTTACTGTTAAAGATAGCAATGGAGATGAGATAGCAAAATACTATACTACATTTATGATATTAGATTTAAAGGAAAGAACATTTGTTAAGATCGAAAAAGATGATATAGATGTTTATGGTACATTTGATGAAACAAATGAAACTTTCAAAATGCCAAAACCAAAAAAATTAAAAGATGTTACCCATGAAAAGAAATATCATATAAGATATAGTGATATAGACACCAACGGACATGTTAATAATGTAAAATATTTAGATTGGAGCATAGATACATTACCAATCGAATTTATAAAAGATCATAGTTTAAAGACAATGAATATTAAATATGAAAAAGAGATTATGTATGGTGAAGAAATAGAAAGCGTTTGCCAGTTGATAGAAAATGAAACAAGCTATACGTCCTTACATGTAATAAAAGTAGGAGAAAAAGTAGCAGCTCAAATAGAATATCAATGGGTAAAATAA
- a CDS encoding pyruvate, water dikinase regulatory protein, protein MFTIYAVSDSIGETAEQVAKATACQFKEEVDVIRVPYLKKVEDLKDFFNKIQDKDKCLIISTIVQVDVSEFLIQRCSEMGIKITNILGPSISMISRALNMMPEYTPGAVWQMDEEYNKRIEAMEFAMKYDDSRDDSGIKFADVVLVGLSRTSKTPLCMYLANKGIKALNVPLMPEVPIPQELFEIDKKKIIGLTIDPLHLIDIRKHRLDKFANLSADVKYANAERILEEFDFSDKVMRKVGCKVIDVTTRAIEDTALIIMETLGYKK, encoded by the coding sequence ATGTTTACGATTTATGCAGTATCAGATTCCATTGGAGAAACAGCTGAGCAAGTAGCTAAGGCAACGGCATGTCAATTTAAGGAGGAAGTAGATGTAATAAGAGTTCCTTATCTTAAAAAGGTTGAAGATCTAAAAGATTTTTTTAACAAAATTCAGGATAAAGATAAATGTCTTATAATATCTACAATTGTACAAGTTGATGTAAGTGAATTTCTTATACAACGGTGTTCTGAAATGGGAATAAAAATAACAAATATTTTAGGACCGTCTATAAGTATGATTTCAAGGGCTTTAAATATGATGCCGGAATATACTCCAGGTGCAGTATGGCAAATGGATGAAGAATATAATAAAAGAATTGAGGCTATGGAATTTGCCATGAAATATGATGATTCTAGAGATGATTCTGGAATAAAGTTTGCAGATGTCGTTCTTGTAGGTTTATCTAGAACATCAAAGACGCCTTTATGTATGTACCTTGCTAATAAGGGGATAAAAGCTTTAAATGTACCACTTATGCCAGAAGTCCCTATACCACAAGAGTTATTTGAAATTGATAAAAAGAAGATAATAGGGTTAACCATAGATCCGCTCCATCTTATTGATATAAGAAAGCATAGGTTAGATAAGTTTGCAAATTTATCTGCAGATGTAAAATATGCTAATGCAGAAAGAATATTAGAGGAGTTTGATTTCTCAGATAAGGTTATGAGAAAGGTAGGGTGTAAAGTAATCGACGTTACTACTAGAGCAATTGAAGATACAGCTTTAATTATTATGGAAACCTTAGGTTATAAAAAATAA
- a CDS encoding competence/damage-inducible protein A: MKAEILCVGTELLLGDIVNTNAQYLSQELAALGVNVYHQSVVGDNPGRVKEVLDNAYKSVDLVITTGGLGPTKDDLTKEVIAEYFNKELKFNEEALKNIEDIFKRIGREVTESNKKQAYIPEGAIILHNQCGTAPGCIIEDEGKVLIMLPGPPREMKAMFKQAKDMYLNKKSDKTLISKVLRVYGLPEAQAADTLDELLDNSNPTVAPYAKEHEITFRVTASANNEEEAIKIMQPIIDTIKDRLGQFVYGEDEDTLESVVAKILVERNLTLATAESCTGGLLAGTFINYPGISKVFKEGFITYSNEAKEETLGVNKELLEKYGAVSEEVAREMAKKVAEKAGVNIGLSTTGIAGPDGGTDEKPVGLVYIGCCINGEVKVKKLNLNGDRQKVRNRTVLEVINLLRCNLIK; the protein is encoded by the coding sequence ATGAAAGCAGAAATCTTATGCGTTGGAACAGAATTGTTATTAGGAGATATAGTAAATACTAATGCACAATATTTATCACAAGAGTTAGCCGCCCTTGGAGTTAATGTATATCATCAAAGTGTTGTTGGTGATAACCCTGGTAGAGTTAAGGAAGTTTTGGATAATGCATACAAAAGTGTAGATTTAGTTATAACTACTGGAGGCCTTGGGCCTACTAAGGATGACCTTACAAAAGAAGTAATCGCAGAATACTTTAATAAGGAGCTTAAATTTAATGAAGAAGCTCTTAAGAATATTGAAGATATTTTTAAAAGGATAGGTAGAGAAGTAACTGAAAGTAATAAAAAGCAAGCATATATACCTGAAGGAGCAATAATTCTTCATAATCAATGTGGTACAGCACCTGGATGCATAATAGAGGATGAAGGAAAGGTGCTTATAATGCTTCCAGGACCGCCAAGGGAAATGAAAGCTATGTTTAAGCAAGCTAAGGATATGTACTTAAATAAAAAATCCGACAAGACACTTATTTCAAAGGTTTTAAGGGTATACGGGTTACCAGAAGCTCAAGCTGCAGACACTTTAGATGAATTACTGGATAATTCTAATCCTACTGTAGCACCATATGCCAAGGAACATGAAATTACTTTTAGAGTTACTGCTAGTGCGAATAATGAAGAGGAAGCGATAAAAATTATGCAGCCTATTATAGATACTATTAAAGATAGGCTAGGGCAGTTTGTATATGGGGAAGATGAGGATACTTTAGAATCAGTTGTAGCTAAAATTCTAGTGGAGAGAAACCTAACTCTAGCAACAGCTGAATCTTGTACAGGAGGATTACTTGCTGGAACATTTATAAACTATCCAGGAATATCAAAGGTATTTAAAGAAGGGTTTATTACATATAGCAATGAAGCTAAGGAAGAAACTTTAGGTGTTAACAAGGAGTTATTGGAGAAATATGGTGCTGTTAGCGAAGAAGTTGCAAGGGAAATGGCTAAAAAAGTCGCAGAGAAGGCTGGAGTAAATATAGGTTTATCAACTACTGGAATCGCAGGACCAGATGGGGGAACTGATGAAAAGCCCGTAGGACTTGTTTACATTGGATGCTGCATAAATGGTGAAGTTAAGGTTAAGAAGCTTAATTTAAATGGTGATAGGCAAAAGGTAAGAAATAGAACAGTATTAGAAGTTATTAATTTACTTAGGTGCAATCTTATAAAATAA
- a CDS encoding ATP-binding protein, with protein MFKGYESEISKIYSTLRDNETKALRSRKEEIKRVIPEVFEIEKEISKASISLAMTALKNEGNVEKSLKDIREKITDLRIKEAELLTSKGYPINYLEPQYTCNNCKDTGYINNNIRCSCYKKYMVHVYYKNSQLKDILRENNFDNFNINLFSNHKSDNVPVSPRKNIEKIWTSCSSYVKNFKNSNENLLFYGDSGTGKTFMSNCIAKELLDCGFLVVYRTADELIKNLREIVIEGNKDLEKLLIECDLLIIDDLGTEQKTDFSRSELFNLLNKKLLKRNKMLISTNLSPEDILKNYTERISSRLLGNFNIFKFYGEDLRIAKNLGRIN; from the coding sequence ATGTTTAAGGGTTATGAAAGTGAAATTTCAAAAATATATTCTACTCTTCGGGATAATGAGACAAAAGCACTTAGATCCCGAAAGGAAGAAATTAAAAGGGTTATTCCTGAAGTATTCGAAATAGAGAAAGAAATTTCTAAAGCTTCTATATCATTAGCAATGACCGCATTAAAAAATGAAGGTAATGTTGAAAAGTCACTAAAAGATATAAGAGAAAAAATTACAGACTTAAGAATAAAAGAAGCTGAATTACTTACCTCTAAAGGTTACCCTATAAACTACTTAGAACCCCAGTATACTTGTAATAACTGCAAAGATACAGGATATATAAATAATAATATTCGTTGTTCTTGCTATAAAAAATACATGGTCCACGTTTACTATAAAAACTCTCAATTAAAAGATATACTACGTGAAAATAACTTCGATAACTTTAACATAAATCTTTTTTCAAATCATAAAAGTGATAATGTTCCCGTATCTCCCAGAAAGAACATTGAAAAAATTTGGACTTCTTGTTCTTCTTATGTAAAGAACTTTAAAAATAGTAATGAAAATCTTTTATTTTATGGGGATAGCGGAACAGGAAAAACTTTCATGTCAAATTGTATAGCAAAAGAACTTTTAGATTGCGGATTTCTAGTTGTATATAGGACAGCTGATGAGCTTATTAAAAACTTAAGAGAAATAGTAATAGAGGGAAATAAAGATTTAGAAAAACTACTTATTGAATGTGATTTACTTATAATAGATGACCTAGGAACAGAGCAGAAAACAGATTTCTCTCGTTCCGAATTATTTAATTTATTAAATAAAAAATTATTAAAAAGAAATAAAATGCTTATATCAACAAATCTTTCTCCTGAAGATATATTGAAAAATTATACAGAAAGAATTTCATCTAGACTTTTAGGGAACTTTAATATATTTAAATTCTATGGAGAAGATTTAAGAATAGCAAAAAACCTTGGTAGAATAAATTAA
- a CDS encoding CoA-binding protein: MNIQEDLDVFFYYKNWAVVGDVLNPNKYANKIYERFKARGYTVFGVNPRDTKGTIYNNLSSIDDKIEVIDLCINSIQGLEIIKEAKLLGINKVLIQPGAASGDILEFCRNNGIIAIEGCALVYFSNSATLRV, encoded by the coding sequence ATGAATATACAAGAAGATTTAGACGTATTTTTTTATTATAAGAATTGGGCTGTTGTTGGAGATGTTTTAAATCCTAATAAGTATGCAAATAAGATATATGAAAGGTTTAAAGCTAGAGGGTATACTGTTTTTGGTGTTAATCCAAGAGATACTAAAGGGACTATATATAATAATTTATCAAGTATAGATGACAAAATAGAAGTAATAGATTTATGTATAAATTCGATTCAGGGATTAGAAATCATTAAGGAAGCTAAGTTATTAGGAATAAATAAAGTGTTAATACAACCAGGAGCGGCTAGTGGTGATATATTGGAATTTTGTAGGAACAATGGTATCATAGCAATAGAGGGGTGTGCACTTGTATATTTCTCAAATAGCGCAACTTTAAGGGTTTGA
- a CDS encoding NAD(P)/FAD-dependent oxidoreductase — MYHDIIIIGGGASGLCAAITAKNMGMDVAIIEGTDRIGKKILTTGNGRCNISNKHITPERYHSNNKGFPNSILNKYNLHYTLDFFSTLGLPIIESDGDKLFPMSLQASSVVDIFRLALDDLYIPVYSNILISSIKKVKNNFNLSTKSGNIYTAKKVILACGGKTLQKTGSIGIGYSLATSLGHKVTNLQPAIVQLKLSYPHLKALSGIKFEGSVDIFVDSAFKRKEFGEILFTDYGISGPPVLQISRIASFAISEKKHCKIELDLMPNFSEDQLIDFIENRLALFSYRSVYTCFIGILNKKLITTFLKDCGIDNIHSLCSDLSWKNKEKLFANLKHWSFTVSDHNSFTNAQVTAGGIDTMDVNRETLESLIVPNLFFCGEILDVDGDCGGFNLQWAWSSGFAAAFAASQN, encoded by the coding sequence TTGTATCACGATATCATAATTATTGGCGGTGGGGCTTCTGGCCTTTGCGCTGCTATTACAGCTAAAAATATGGGTATGGACGTAGCAATAATAGAAGGTACTGATCGAATAGGGAAAAAAATTTTGACTACTGGAAATGGAAGATGTAATATAAGCAATAAACATATTACACCTGAAAGATATCACAGTAATAACAAAGGTTTTCCTAACTCAATTTTAAATAAATATAATCTTCACTATACTTTGGACTTTTTTTCGACCCTTGGTCTACCAATAATAGAATCTGATGGGGATAAATTATTTCCTATGTCGCTTCAAGCTTCTTCGGTAGTGGATATTTTTAGGCTTGCTTTAGATGATCTTTATATACCAGTTTATAGCAATATTCTAATATCCAGCATCAAAAAAGTTAAAAATAATTTTAACTTATCAACAAAATCAGGTAACATATACACAGCCAAAAAAGTTATACTTGCTTGTGGTGGAAAAACGCTTCAAAAAACCGGATCTATTGGTATAGGCTATTCCTTAGCAACTTCCTTAGGGCATAAAGTAACAAATCTTCAACCAGCGATCGTGCAACTTAAATTGAGTTATCCACATTTAAAAGCTCTTTCAGGAATAAAATTTGAAGGTTCTGTGGATATCTTTGTTGATAGTGCGTTTAAACGAAAAGAATTTGGTGAAATCCTATTTACAGACTACGGTATATCTGGTCCGCCTGTATTACAGATTAGTAGAATTGCATCTTTTGCTATATCAGAAAAAAAACACTGTAAAATTGAACTAGACCTAATGCCTAATTTTTCTGAAGATCAGCTTATAGATTTCATCGAAAATAGGCTTGCTTTATTCAGTTATAGAAGTGTGTATACTTGCTTTATTGGTATTCTAAATAAAAAACTTATTACTACCTTTCTCAAAGATTGTGGTATTGATAATATCCATTCTCTATGTTCTGATTTGTCTTGGAAAAACAAAGAAAAGCTTTTTGCTAATTTGAAACACTGGTCATTTACAGTTAGTGATCATAATTCTTTCACAAATGCTCAGGTTACTGCTGGCGGGATAGATACTATGGATGTAAATAGAGAAACTCTAGAATCATTAATAGTTCCGAACTTATTTTTCTGTGGAGAGATCCTTGATGTAGATGGAGATTGTGGAGGTTTTAATCTTCAATGGGCTTGGAGCTCAGGTTTTGCAGCTGCTTTTGCCGCATCCCAAAACTAA